A stretch of the Acidilobus sp. 7A genome encodes the following:
- a CDS encoding glycosyltransferase family 2 protein yields the protein MSPRLAALALDWLISLAAIAIYVYGTIKARKSVRALRPLDKLELQRPVTVIVPARNEESRIRWLAESLSRVPVSDVILVDDQSNDRTVEVAMSYLRGTRLRVIRVDGTPWGWLPKPYAVELGASRAGISSSLLFLDADVSGDLGPVLAAASSVRPGELVAFEPRFTCTSGLCRLTQPFLTSIVHGFFGFDRALNPRDRHSMMFGCCWSIDPYSFWESGGMAQVRQSVVEDRTLAVKLKERGFRLTAYDAREHLRVMSWDDAGQFVNLVRRVSYSAAAGMSMPSYLAFSAGVALLMLWPFAAIPMALLGPFAALGPLLTYAAQAAFAAVGQRVEGISGAWFLASPLAGALVTWGFISSRLRPISWKGRLLGQVQGNSQALERNPVTVNQY from the coding sequence ATGTCGCCCAGGTTAGCGGCTCTGGCGCTTGATTGGCTTATATCGCTCGCTGCCATCGCAATCTACGTCTATGGCACAATTAAGGCGAGGAAGAGCGTCAGAGCTCTCAGACCCCTTGATAAGCTCGAGCTCCAAAGGCCTGTCACCGTCATAGTGCCCGCCAGGAACGAGGAGAGCAGGATCAGGTGGCTCGCGGAGTCGCTCTCAAGGGTTCCTGTCAGTGATGTCATATTAGTTGACGATCAGAGCAACGACAGGACAGTTGAAGTCGCCATGAGCTACCTCAGGGGCACGCGCCTAAGGGTGATAAGGGTTGATGGGACTCCTTGGGGATGGCTGCCGAAGCCCTACGCCGTGGAGCTGGGCGCCAGCAGGGCGGGCATCAGCTCATCCCTGCTGTTCCTTGACGCCGACGTGAGCGGTGACCTGGGCCCCGTGCTTGCGGCTGCCTCCTCTGTGCGCCCTGGGGAGCTGGTGGCCTTTGAGCCGAGGTTTACCTGCACTTCCGGCCTCTGCAGGCTGACGCAGCCGTTCCTCACCTCAATAGTTCACGGCTTCTTTGGCTTCGACAGGGCGCTCAACCCAAGGGACAGGCACTCAATGATGTTCGGCTGCTGCTGGTCCATAGACCCCTACTCGTTCTGGGAGTCAGGCGGCATGGCGCAGGTCAGGCAGTCCGTCGTTGAGGACAGGACCCTTGCGGTTAAGCTGAAGGAGAGGGGCTTCAGGCTCACGGCCTACGATGCCAGGGAGCACCTCAGAGTTATGTCATGGGATGACGCGGGCCAGTTCGTGAACCTCGTGAGGAGGGTCTCGTACTCAGCCGCGGCAGGCATGAGCATGCCATCATACCTGGCCTTCTCAGCGGGGGTCGCCCTTCTAATGTTATGGCCCTTCGCCGCCATTCCCATGGCACTCCTAGGCCCCTTTGCAGCGCTGGGACCCCTCTTAACCTACGCCGCCCAGGCGGCCTTTGCAGCCGTGGGGCAGAGGGTGGAAGGCATAAGCGGGGCCTGGTTCCTGGCCTCCCCGCTGGCTGGCGCACTCGTGACGTGGGGCTTCATAAGTTCAAGGCTGAGGCCTATATCATGGAAGGGGAGGCTGCTAGGTCAAGTGCAGGGAAACTCACAGGCACTTGAACGTAACCCCGTCACTGTCAATCAGTATTGA